In Doryrhamphus excisus isolate RoL2022-K1 chromosome 21, RoL_Dexc_1.0, whole genome shotgun sequence, a single genomic region encodes these proteins:
- the LOC131109003 gene encoding receptor activity-modifying protein 3-like, with the protein MDTNECGVLKLFVVGFLVNAWMMGGLSATESSSIEPTSARPRRPCNESRLEWEVEVCGEAFKRDMAHIDPQYWCNLTHFISEYHLFTHCTETKSLTVHCYWPNPLVEGYIIRIHKHFFSNCTMDQVVWVDPPDDTLAILILIPVFLTLAMIALVVWCSKRSDNLA; encoded by the exons TCAACGCATGGATGATGGGAGGATTATCAG CTACTGAGAGTTCCAGCATAGAGCCCACTTCCGCCCGGCCGAGGAGACCCTGTAATGAATCCCGCTTGGAGTGGGAAGTGGAGGTCTGTGGGGAAGCGTTCAAGCGGGACATGGCCCACATAGACCCGCAGTATTGGTGCAACCTCACGCACTTCATCAG TGAGTACCATCTCTTTACGCACTGCACGGAGACCAAATCCCTCACTGTCCACTGCTACTGGCCCAATCCGCTGGTGGAGGGCTACATCATCCGCATACACAAGCACTTTTTCTCCAACTGCACCATGGATCAGGTGGTCTGGGTGGACCCCCCGGACGACACGCTGGCCATCCTCATCCTGATTCCAGTTTTCCTCACCTTGGCCATGATCGCATTGGTGGTTTGGTGCAGCAAGAGGAGCGACAACCTGGCTTAG